A genomic window from Gemmatimonadaceae bacterium includes:
- a CDS encoding PD40 domain-containing protein — protein sequence MRVPAILRLLACTLLFPLVLPAQDSAATRPARRGLPLEATRNWTLNTTEGSWLSVDVSPDGRTLVFDMLGDLYTMPIGGGTATALTSGMPFDAQPRFSPDGKHIVYVSDEDGGDNLWLLEVASGKKTQLTRGKTNRYVSPTWTPDGQYLVAARAPFRGGTTKLWIYHRDGGSGTQLIATTGNAATQAHSGPAVTRDGRYVWFAERNGAWHYNANFPQYQLVRYDRETGRSVTQTFSYGSAARPTLSPDNRVVVYGSRFDAQTGLRLRDLVTGEDRWLAFPTQRDDMESRAALDALPGMAFTPDGRSLVASYGGKLWRIAMDGSGQAEIPFRVQAEIAAGPRVQFEYAVSDSSTFVARQLRDPALSPDGRRLAFTVLDRLYVMDWPSGTPRRVTNADVVEAQPAWSPDGRTLAYVTWDGSAGRVMRIALDARNASPAPLTTEPAFYQQPAWSPDGRRVVAIRGPARAFADAVAQGAPGAATEFVWVPAAGGAATVIAETQGRTRPHFTQDTSRIVLSSGQGLSSIRWDGTDEIRIVRVTGPIAPGSSVECAESHVYCEEDSDDPREDNPPPPASLTIMAPRGDQALATVGNHIYVVTVPQVRGEAVTISVANVDNAAFPSRKLTDIGGQFPSWLTSGRSVLWGIGNAIARYDIDSARVRELALRDSATWRADTTLKPKPYEPVERRVSVPIARDIPRGTLVLRGGRAITMRGTEIIENADIVIVNNRIRAVGARGSVEIPADATIRDVSGRTVIPGFVDTHAHMWPSWGIHKAQPWMYLANLAYGVTTTRDPQTATTDVLTYGDMVDAGLSMGPRVYSTGPGVFWEENVRNLEDARRVLRRYSRYYDTKTIKMYVAGNREQRQWIIQAAREQEIMPTTEGSLDFRLNLSMAQDGYSGQEHNIPVTPLYGDVTGFFAWTGIAYTPTLVVNYGGPWGENWFYTREKPYDDPKVRRWMPYAELAANTRRRVGRRPTDGTPGGWFSDDEYAFPKHAADAYKIFQQGGRVGIGSHGQFQGLGYHWEMWLLKEGGWSNHDVLRVATTVGADAIGLGQQLGSIEAGKLADLVILDRDPLADLRNTNSISAVMKNGRLYDGMTLAEQWPRQRPGPSVDGLRRDPDTKAGMR from the coding sequence ATGCGCGTTCCCGCGATCCTGCGACTGCTGGCTTGCACCCTGCTCTTCCCGCTCGTCCTGCCGGCGCAGGACAGCGCCGCCACCCGCCCGGCGCGCCGCGGCCTGCCGCTGGAGGCCACGCGGAACTGGACGCTGAACACCACCGAAGGCTCGTGGCTCTCGGTGGACGTCTCGCCCGACGGCCGCACCCTGGTGTTCGATATGCTCGGCGACCTGTACACGATGCCGATCGGCGGCGGCACGGCGACGGCGCTCACCAGCGGGATGCCCTTCGACGCGCAGCCGCGCTTCTCGCCGGACGGCAAGCACATCGTCTACGTGAGCGACGAGGACGGCGGCGACAACCTCTGGTTGCTCGAAGTCGCCAGCGGCAAGAAGACGCAACTGACACGCGGCAAGACCAACCGCTACGTGTCGCCCACGTGGACGCCGGACGGACAGTATCTCGTGGCGGCGCGCGCGCCCTTCCGCGGCGGCACCACCAAGCTGTGGATCTACCATCGCGACGGCGGCAGCGGCACGCAGTTGATCGCGACCACGGGCAACGCCGCCACGCAGGCGCATTCCGGCCCCGCGGTCACCCGCGACGGACGCTACGTGTGGTTCGCCGAACGCAACGGTGCCTGGCACTACAACGCGAACTTCCCGCAGTACCAGCTCGTGCGCTACGACCGCGAGACGGGTCGCTCGGTGACGCAGACCTTCTCGTACGGTTCGGCGGCACGTCCGACGCTTTCGCCGGACAATCGCGTCGTCGTTTACGGCTCGCGCTTCGACGCGCAGACGGGTCTGCGCCTGCGCGATCTCGTCACCGGCGAGGACCGCTGGCTGGCCTTCCCCACCCAGCGCGACGATATGGAATCGCGCGCCGCGCTCGACGCGCTGCCGGGAATGGCCTTCACGCCAGACGGCCGCAGCCTGGTTGCCTCGTACGGCGGCAAGCTCTGGCGCATCGCGATGGACGGCTCAGGCCAGGCGGAGATTCCATTCCGCGTGCAGGCCGAGATCGCGGCCGGCCCCCGCGTGCAGTTCGAGTACGCGGTGTCGGATTCGTCCACCTTCGTCGCGCGGCAACTGCGTGATCCGGCGCTCTCGCCGGACGGGCGTCGCCTCGCCTTCACCGTGCTCGACCGCCTCTATGTGATGGATTGGCCCAGCGGCACGCCGCGGCGCGTCACCAACGCCGATGTCGTCGAGGCGCAGCCGGCGTGGTCGCCCGACGGGCGCACGCTGGCCTACGTCACCTGGGACGGCAGCGCCGGCCGCGTGATGCGCATCGCGCTCGATGCACGCAACGCCTCCCCCGCCCCGCTCACGACGGAGCCGGCATTCTATCAGCAGCCGGCCTGGTCGCCGGACGGCCGTCGCGTAGTCGCCATCCGCGGCCCTGCTCGCGCCTTCGCCGACGCCGTCGCGCAGGGTGCGCCGGGCGCGGCGACGGAGTTCGTCTGGGTGCCGGCCGCTGGCGGCGCCGCGACGGTGATCGCCGAGACGCAGGGCCGCACGCGGCCGCACTTCACGCAGGATACCTCACGCATCGTCCTCTCCAGCGGTCAGGGGCTTTCGTCCATCCGCTGGGACGGCACCGACGAGATCCGCATCGTGCGCGTGACCGGTCCGATCGCGCCCGGCAGCTCGGTGGAGTGCGCCGAGTCGCACGTGTACTGCGAGGAGGACAGCGACGATCCGCGCGAGGACAACCCGCCACCGCCGGCCAGCCTCACGATAATGGCGCCGCGCGGCGACCAAGCGCTCGCGACCGTCGGCAACCACATCTACGTGGTGACCGTGCCGCAGGTGCGTGGCGAGGCGGTGACGATCTCCGTCGCCAATGTCGACAACGCGGCGTTCCCGTCGCGCAAGCTTACCGACATCGGCGGGCAGTTCCCGTCGTGGCTCACCAGTGGCCGCTCCGTGCTCTGGGGCATCGGCAATGCCATCGCGCGCTATGACATCGACTCGGCGCGGGTGCGCGAGCTGGCGCTGCGCGATTCTGCGACCTGGCGCGCCGACACCACGCTCAAGCCCAAGCCCTACGAGCCGGTGGAGCGCCGCGTGAGCGTGCCCATCGCGCGGGACATCCCGCGCGGGACGCTGGTGCTGCGCGGTGGCCGCGCGATCACGATGCGCGGCACCGAGATCATCGAGAACGCCGACATCGTCATCGTCAACAACCGCATCCGCGCCGTGGGCGCGCGCGGCAGCGTGGAGATTCCCGCCGACGCCACCATCCGCGACGTCAGCGGACGCACGGTGATCCCGGGCTTCGTGGACACCCACGCGCATATGTGGCCGTCGTGGGGCATCCATAAGGCGCAGCCGTGGATGTACCTCGCCAACCTCGCCTATGGCGTGACGACCACACGCGACCCACAGACCGCGACCACCGACGTGCTCACCTACGGCGATATGGTGGACGCGGGACTCTCGATGGGCCCGCGCGTGTACAGCACCGGCCCGGGCGTGTTCTGGGAAGAGAACGTGCGCAACCTCGAGGACGCGCGGCGCGTGCTGCGGCGCTACAGCCGCTACTACGACACCAAGACCATCAAGATGTACGTGGCCGGCAATCGCGAGCAGCGGCAGTGGATCATCCAGGCCGCGCGCGAACAGGAGATTATGCCGACCACCGAGGGTTCGCTGGACTTCCGTCTCAACCTCTCGATGGCACAGGACGGCTACAGCGGCCAGGAGCACAACATTCCGGTGACGCCGCTGTACGGCGACGTCACGGGCTTCTTCGCGTGGACGGGCATCGCCTACACGCCGACGCTGGTCGTGAACTACGGCGGCCCCTGGGGCGAGAACTGGTTTTACACACGCGAGAAGCCGTATGACGATCCCAAGGTGCGGCGCTGGATGCCGTACGCGGAGCTCGCGGCCAACACGCGCCGCCGCGTCGGCCGCCGCCCCACCGACGGTACGCCGGGTGGTTGGTTCTCCGATGACGAGTACGCCTTCCCCAAGCACGCCGCCGATGCGTACAAGATCTTCCAGCAGGGCGGACGCGTGGGCATCGGCAGTCACGGCCAGTTCCAGGGCCTCGGCTACCACTGGGAGATGTGGCTGC
- a CDS encoding TlpA family protein disulfide reductase, protein MPDSDATDSATPAEPPPSPATRWQRFRRYVTWTNALTLLLLAWVAPRLLPHLGAVVGVESGPATTPAYAYVGLDGEPLSDESLRGKVVLVNFWATWCTPCRVEMPALDRMHRRHEDAGFVVVGLAVDRVSTEAVRDFVRERGVSYPIAHVDPSAEATFGGVRGYPTSFLLDRQGRIRHTVIGPVAPVSLEPAVRRLLAE, encoded by the coding sequence ATGCCCGATTCCGACGCCACCGACTCTGCCACACCCGCCGAGCCGCCGCCGTCGCCGGCAACGCGCTGGCAGCGTTTCCGGCGCTACGTCACCTGGACCAACGCGCTCACGCTGCTCCTGCTCGCGTGGGTCGCGCCGCGGTTGCTGCCGCACCTCGGCGCCGTGGTCGGCGTGGAATCCGGTCCGGCGACGACGCCCGCCTACGCCTACGTGGGGCTCGACGGCGAGCCACTCTCCGACGAATCGCTGCGCGGCAAGGTGGTGCTCGTGAACTTCTGGGCGACTTGGTGTACGCCCTGCCGCGTGGAAATGCCGGCGCTGGACCGGATGCACCGCCGGCACGAGGATGCGGGCTTTGTAGTCGTGGGGCTGGCGGTGGACCGCGTGAGCACCGAGGCCGTGCGCGACTTCGTGCGCGAGCGAGGCGTCAGTTATCCGATCGCGCACGTGGACCCAAGCGCTGAGGCGACCTTCGGCGGCGTGCGTGGATATCCGACGTCGTTTCTGCTCGACCGCCAAGGACGCATCCGGCACACGGTGATCGGGCCAGTGGCGCCGGTGAGCCTCGAGCCCGCCGTGCGCCGGCTACTGGCCGAGTAG
- a CDS encoding OsmC family protein, with the protein MGTYHATIKWNRGNDEFLRQKYSRGHTWHFDEGITVPASASPLVLRAPLSVAAAVDPEEALVASLSSCHMLFALSHLSKHGAVVESYEDAAEGVMEKRPDGKTALVRVTLKPVITVSANAPDAETFAKLHHDAHEECYIANSVNFPVLVEPQLVVR; encoded by the coding sequence ATGGGCACGTACCACGCCACGATCAAGTGGAACCGCGGCAACGACGAGTTCCTCCGCCAGAAGTACTCGCGCGGCCACACCTGGCACTTCGACGAAGGCATCACCGTGCCGGCGTCGGCCTCGCCGCTGGTCCTGCGCGCGCCGCTTTCGGTGGCCGCTGCGGTGGACCCCGAGGAGGCCCTCGTCGCCTCACTCAGCAGTTGCCATATGCTTTTTGCGCTCTCGCACCTCTCCAAGCACGGCGCGGTCGTCGAGTCGTACGAAGACGCGGCCGAGGGCGTGATGGAGAAGCGACCCGACGGCAAGACGGCATTGGTGCGCGTCACGCTCAAGCCGGTGATCACCGTCAGCGCCAACGCGCCGGACGCCGAGACCTTCGCCAAGCTGCATCACGACGCGCACGAGGAGTGCTACATCGCCAACTCGGTGAACTTCCCGGTGCTCGTGGAGCCGCAGCTGGTCGTCCGCTGA